In a single window of the Porites lutea chromosome 14, jaPorLute2.1, whole genome shotgun sequence genome:
- the LOC140924527 gene encoding uncharacterized protein: MPASFVTLKKKPRPTVDPPFTLKELKAAIPAHCFERSTLKSFSYVALDLSVAWFLFFCTGYFSHPYLPSFAGYILWPIYWICQGCVCTGIWVLAHECGHYSFSNSKIVCDFTGLALHTALLVPYHSWRISHAKHHRGTNDMDRDEVFVPSTKAEFSQAGLAALSPGWNVLGLLKLSLFGWPAYLLFHVTGRKYHTHTDHFNPKSPIFSDKEYRDIVISDIALVAWISFLGYLAYVNSAMWLLKVYIIPYLIVNFWLVFITDLQHSDAAVPHYRGKQWNWLKGALCTVDRDYGILNYVFHHIGDTHIAHHLFSHMPHYHAVEATKYLKKALGEYYYRDDTPIFKAMWLTGRYCRYVDDSGDILWYKHD; the protein is encoded by the coding sequence ATGCCGGCGAGCTTCGTAACACTCAAGAAAAAACCAAGACCAACAGTGGACCCACCATTCACACTGAAAGAATTAAAAGCGGCTATTCCCGCACACTGCTTCGAGCGATCGACTTTGAAATCCTTTTCCTATGTGGCTCTGGATCTGTCTGTTGCctggttcctttttttctgcacGGGATATTTCAGTCATCCTTATTTACCTTCATTTGCTGGATACATTTTGTGGCCAATTTATTGGATCTGTCAAGGCTGTGTGTGTACCGGCATTTGGGTTTTAGCCCACGAGTGTGGCCACTATTCGTTCTCCAACAGTAAAATAGTCTGTGACTTTACTGGTCTTGCCTTACACACGGCTCTCTTGGTGCCGTACCATTCATGGCGAATTAGTCACGCAAAGCATCACCGTGGCACCAACGATATGGACCGTGACGAGGTGTTCGTACCAAGTACCAAAGCCGAGTTTAGCCAAGCAGGTTTGGCAGCTCTTTCCCCCGGATGGAACGTCTTAGGGTTGTTGAAGCTATCCTTATTTGGATGGCCCGCTTATTTGCTCTTTCACGTCACGGGCCGGAAGTATCACACGCACACAGATCACTTCAATCCGAAGAGTCCCATTTTCAGCGACAAAGAGTACAGAGATATCGTCATTAGTGATATCGCTTTAGTTGCGTGGATCAGTTTCCTTGGATATCTGGCCTACGTCAACTCCGCCATGTGGTTACTCAAAGTCTACATCATCCCTTATCTCATTGTTAACTTCTGGCTAGTCTTCATAACGGATTTACAGCACTCTGACGCTGCCGTGCCGCATTACAGGGGTAAACAATGGAACTGGCTCAAAGGTGCTCTGTGTACAGTCGATCGTGATTACGGTATTTTGAATTATGTGTTTCACCATATCGGGGACACCCATATAGCGCATCATCTTTTCTCGCACATGCCACATTACCACGCGGTTGAGGCTACGAAGTACTTAAAGAAGGCTTTAGGTGAATATTATTACAGAGATGACACACCCATATTCAAGGCTATGTGGCTCACAGGAAGGTACTGTCGTTACGTAGACGACTCAGGGGACATTTTGTGGTATAAACATGACTAA